The Deltaproteobacteria bacterium genomic sequence TTGCCGTCGATGCCGGTCCAGTCCAGCGGCATGCGCGCCGAAAAGTCCCCTTTTTTAACCGCCGTCAAGACGCTCAATAACAGTTTGGGGTCAAGTTCCCCCCGCGATGCTTGTCCTTTGGTTACAACTTTCATTTTTGGTCCTCTCTTGCGGATCGCAAGGATTCTGTCGCATTAAGTGCTGTGCATAGGAAGAGCTTGTTCATCACTTCGGCAGCCGCGTAGCCCAGCATGCGCTCGGCGCCGACGTTGAACAGCCGGGAGGGTCTTCATGGCTTTGCCGCCATTATACTCATCGGCGAACGGACGAAACCAAAAATCCGCACACACGCCAAGCGTCGAGGCGGAAGGGGTGGATGGAACCCCTTCTCTGCGAGGACAGGCGGTGGATCTTGGCCACAAGCCAATCTTGACAGGGGGTTCCGATACTTATATCTTGATTTGAAAACAGCGTTTGAAAAGGTTTCCCTTGGGTGCTTCCGCCGTCTCCTTCCTCGCTCCGGCAAAATTGAATCTCTCCCTGCAGGTGTTCGGGAAACGTCCCGACGGGTACCACCACATCCGTTCCGTCATGGTGCCGGTCTCCCTTTACGACGATGTGACCGTCGAGGAGGCTCCCGCGGGGATCTCCGTGGAATGCGACGCGCCGGGGATCCCGACCGACGCCGCGAACAGCTGCCACAAGGCCGCCGCCCTCTTCCTCGCCTGGGCGGGGACCCCCGCCGGGGTGCGGATCCGGATCCGGAAGGCGATCCCCGCCGAATCGGGGCTGGGGGGGGGAAGTTCCGACGCGGCGGCGGCGCTGAAAGGGTTGATCGCCCTGACCGGGAAGCACCCTCCCCCGGAAGCGTTGCTGGCGATGGCGGTCCGCGTCGGGGCGGACGTCCCGTTCTTCCTGCCGGGCGGCGCGGCCCTCGTCGAGGGGTTCGGCGAGCGGCTCACCCCCCTCCCGTGGAACGTTCCGTTTCACGCGGTCATCGTGCGCCCCGCCTTCGGGCTTTCGACGCGGGAGGGGTACGCGCGGCTCGGGCGCGAACCGGGTGGCCCCCCCCCTCGTGGTCCCATCCCGTCGTTCCGGACGTTTTCGGACGTGGCGGCCGTCGTCCGGAACGATTTCGAGGCGGCGTGGGGCCCCTCGCATCCGGAGATCGCGGCGATCCGGCGGGAACTGGTGTCCGCGGGAGCGGCGGCGGCGGGGCTGTCGGGGAGCGGGTCGGCCGTGTTCGGCCTCTTCACGTCGGAAGCCGCAGCGCGGGCGGCGCGGGGGAAATTGTCGGCAGGCGGCGACGGGGGAGAAGGGCGACGGCTCTTCGTCGCGAGAAGCGTCTAACATCTTGCGGGGGAAGGGGAGGAGGCCAGGATGCGTATCACCGAGGTGAAGGTCTTTCCGGTGTCGGACAACGAGAAGCTGAAAGGGTACGCCACGATCATCTTCGACGACTGCTTCGTCGTCCGCGACATCAAGATCATCCAGGGGAGCACCAGCCTGTTCGTCGCCATGCCGAGCAAGAAGACGAAGAACGGCACGTACCGGGACATCGCTCACCCCCTGAACAACGAGACCCGACGGATGATCGAGGACGCCGTGATCGGGGCGTACGAGCGGGGAGCCGGCGCCGTCCTTGACGGGGTCGCGGCCGCCCGCTAGAATTGCGGGTGCGCTGGGAGGTCGTCTAACGGCAGGACCGGGGCCTTTGAAGCCCCAGATGAAGGTTCGACCCCTTCCCTCCCAGCCATGCCGGGGGCTGGACCCCGGGGGTGCGGTCGAATAGGGCTTGCCAATCCCCCCCCCTTCGGTATAACATCCAATTTTTTCGGCGAAGTTTTCTCCGGGACCAGGGGAGTTGTGTGACGCGGCTGAAGGTTTTCACCGGGAACGCGAACCCGGATCTCGCGAAGGAGATCTGCGCGTACCTCTGCATCCCGCTGGGGTCCGCGGTCATCAAGCGGTTCAGCGACGGCGAGGTGAACGTCGAGATCCGGGACAACGTCCGCGGCGTGGATGTTTTCATTATC encodes the following:
- the spoVG gene encoding septation regulator SpoVG, translating into MRITEVKVFPVSDNEKLKGYATIIFDDCFVVRDIKIIQGSTSLFVAMPSKKTKNGTYRDIAHPLNNETRRMIEDAVIGAYERGAGAVLDGVAAAR
- the ispE gene encoding 4-(cytidine 5'-diphospho)-2-C-methyl-D-erythritol kinase; translated protein: MKRFPLGASAVSFLAPAKLNLSLQVFGKRPDGYHHIRSVMVPVSLYDDVTVEEAPAGISVECDAPGIPTDAANSCHKAAALFLAWAGTPAGVRIRIRKAIPAESGLGGGSSDAAAALKGLIALTGKHPPPEALLAMAVRVGADVPFFLPGGAALVEGFGERLTPLPWNVPFHAVIVRPAFGLSTREGYARLGREPGGPPPRGPIPSFRTFSDVAAVVRNDFEAAWGPSHPEIAAIRRELVSAGAAAAGLSGSGSAVFGLFTSEAAARAARGKLSAGGDGGEGRRLFVARSV